In Saccharomyces cerevisiae S288C chromosome XV, complete sequence, the following proteins share a genomic window:
- the CIM1 gene encoding mitochondrial HMG-box protein CIM1 (Mitochondrial HMG-box protein; limits the copy number of mitochondrial DNA (mtDNA), antagonizing HMG-box containing protein Abf2p, a mtDNA packaging factor; localizes to the mitochondrial matrix; contains two HMG-boxes similar to Abf2p; null mutant is viable) produces MKATLLLKAQLSPVSYTTKKSFQRQLNRTPYTAFQYFFQLEVQKLHNVSKYEDIINHVRGNSNFKRFARNEWDSMSLTKKRLYYASFCQSMDIDILNVSKIELAKRLEIPIPAMSEYLLFRNKFKVKFDSHCSSLERKDRKSVPRPSITRKVATTEICSKSRSNTPVGKINPRKRLVALKRISRSENTAKNHSHEAQNYLYDYMKRFQQMCKECRYAWNEEVDYDQKLEIRKKLQVWRAKFEEMMDNEIQILQKNMDIMSKFGLRSESYLTAANHDTNTQPNNILPMTYLLKKK; encoded by the coding sequence ATGAAGGCTACTTTACTGTTGAAGGCCCAGCTCTCACCTGTTAGCTATACGACGAAGAAATCTTTCCAAAGGCAACTCAATCGCACTCCATACACTGCTTTTCAATACTTCTTCCAACTTGAAGTCCAAAAGTTACATAACGTCTCGAAGTATGAGGATATTATAAATCACGTAAGAGGGAATAGcaattttaaaagatttgCAAGGAATGAATGGGATAGCATGTCATTGACTAAGAAAAGACTTTACTATGCATCCTTTTGCCAGTCAATGGATATTGACATTTTGAATGTCAGTAAAATTGAACTTGCCAAAAGATTAGAAATTCCCATACCAGCAATGAGTGAATATTTGTTATTTAGAAATAAGTTCAAGGTAAAATTTGACTCTCATTGCAGCTCCTTGGAGCGTAAAGATCGTAAAAGTGTTCCACGACCCTCTATTACTAGGAAGGTTGCAACTACAGAAATATGTTCAAAAAGCCGTAGCAACACACCCGTCGGTAAAATCAACCCCCGGAAACGATTAGTGGCATTGAAAAGGATTTCCCGTTCAGAGAACACTGCAAAAAATCATTCCCATGAGGCTCAAAATTACCTTTATGATTATATGAAAAGGTTTCAACAAATGTGCAAAGAATGCCGGTATGCTTGGAACGAAGAGGTTGACTATGACCAGAAACTagaaattagaaaaaaattacaggTATGGAGGGCAAAATTTGAGGAAATGATGGATAACGAGATAcaaatattacaaaaaaacatGGATATCATGTCAAAGTTTGGTCTCAGAAGTGAGTCCTATCTTACAGCAGCGAATCACGATACAAATACACAACCaaataatattcttccCATGACGTACCtactaaaaaagaaatga